The Desulfomicrobium escambiense DSM 10707 genome includes a region encoding these proteins:
- a CDS encoding polysaccharide pyruvyl transferase family protein yields MKKKTFLYGYYGKHNVEDEALCCVCIEQLSRLLGRECRIEVMSPMPVRYENAQAVTYTDLSRTCARMRSLASSKAIVFGGGGIFQDYTASGLADLRERWWYVLLARLLRVKVAFLGVSIGPVRTPRGLVLTRRILDAADLVTVRDEKSRRFAAGALSVTENIVKSFDLAVLLEEGTGGCQGGARDGVLGVSLMPVGRSHLFADQDELSANVARTLRWCIDRRGVRIRFIPFNRIDMDVMQDVAARIDRPKHIDFPAYSDNPREVLSSVRTCSHYLAMRLHSAIFAYMCRIPFVLIRYHDKCEGFAQEVGVGEDGLVFSHRESEMRSKLGTMLDTGMAGYGVSLHEARERASNSFVRFANLMG; encoded by the coding sequence ATGAAAAAGAAAACATTTCTCTATGGCTATTACGGAAAGCATAACGTCGAGGACGAAGCGTTGTGTTGCGTATGCATAGAGCAGCTGTCACGACTTCTTGGCCGCGAGTGCCGCATTGAGGTGATGAGCCCAATGCCTGTGCGGTATGAGAACGCCCAAGCCGTTACATATACCGATTTGTCGCGGACATGTGCGCGGATGCGGTCGCTGGCGTCATCCAAGGCGATTGTCTTCGGCGGGGGGGGGATATTTCAGGATTATACGGCAAGCGGCCTGGCAGACCTGCGTGAGCGGTGGTGGTATGTGCTGCTGGCCCGGCTGCTGAGGGTAAAGGTCGCTTTTCTCGGCGTGAGCATAGGCCCCGTGCGGACTCCACGGGGGCTGGTGCTAACGCGGAGGATTCTCGACGCTGCGGATCTGGTCACCGTCCGCGACGAAAAGTCGCGCCGGTTTGCGGCGGGCGCTCTCTCGGTCACGGAAAACATCGTGAAGTCATTCGATCTGGCAGTCCTGCTGGAGGAGGGGACGGGAGGCTGTCAGGGCGGTGCCCGGGACGGGGTGCTGGGGGTTTCCTTGATGCCGGTCGGGAGGTCACACCTCTTTGCGGACCAGGACGAACTCAGCGCCAACGTCGCACGCACCTTGAGATGGTGCATCGACCGGCGCGGCGTGCGAATTCGTTTCATACCGTTCAACAGAATCGACATGGACGTCATGCAGGACGTGGCCGCCCGTATCGACAGGCCGAAACATATCGACTTTCCCGCGTACTCGGACAACCCGCGCGAGGTGCTTTCCAGCGTCCGAACGTGTTCCCATTACCTAGCCATGAGACTGCACTCGGCGATCTTCGCGTACATGTGCCGCATCCCGTTTGTGCTGATCAGGTATCATGACAAGTGCGAAGGCTTTGCCCAGGAAGTGGGGGTTGGGGAGGACGGGCTCGTATTCTCGCACCGGGAATCCGAAATGCGCAGCAAGCTTGGCACAATGCTGGATACCGGCATGGCCGGTTACGGCGTGAGTCTTCACGAGGCGCGCGAGCGGGCTTCGAATTCGTTCGTTCGATTCGCGAATCTGATGGGGTAG
- a CDS encoding glycosyltransferase: MKRERVLVLFGADSRLEWGRSFQLAKAFAQNGHDVAYVNLPDPIFTFGRMSASMHVGKLDAHFDVFTPKLGLPYGRLRFLRGVNSEIIFHQIKTYLNDNSYMPSVLWIYSPYDPKIAKNIAEKFDVRKIIYDLADDRVALATASRGMQSGFFVDALEREVSDICSCLASINENLLRIKRKLHDSIHIVPNGVDLDTFDPDREYVRPPFYANLRGRIFLYAGAVESWIDQGVVRAAAARYPNDTFVFLGPVRTNVSGLRSMGNVVFPGRVGYREVPSYIRFANLCMIPFLDNDVTRSCDPLKALQYIAMRKPVLSTRYGGARDYDGLVCVANTGGEFVDAIETVIARHANVDERIRNKILEDWSWKTVAAKALEHV; encoded by the coding sequence ATGAAACGCGAAAGAGTCCTGGTCCTCTTTGGCGCCGATTCCCGCCTTGAATGGGGCAGGTCTTTCCAGCTCGCCAAAGCGTTTGCGCAGAACGGGCATGATGTCGCGTACGTCAATCTTCCCGACCCGATATTCACATTCGGACGGATGTCAGCATCGATGCATGTCGGGAAATTGGATGCTCATTTCGATGTGTTCACGCCGAAACTTGGACTGCCATATGGGCGCCTGCGTTTTTTGAGAGGAGTGAATTCAGAAATTATATTTCATCAAATAAAAACATATTTGAATGATAATTCATATATGCCATCAGTTCTATGGATATATTCTCCATACGATCCAAAAATAGCAAAAAATATAGCTGAAAAATTCGATGTTAGAAAAATAATATACGACCTTGCAGACGACAGGGTTGCTTTGGCTACAGCCTCAAGGGGTATGCAAAGCGGATTTTTCGTGGATGCGCTGGAAAGAGAAGTCTCAGATATATGCTCGTGCTTGGCGTCGATAAATGAAAATTTGCTGCGAATTAAGCGAAAGCTGCATGACAGCATCCATATAGTTCCGAATGGGGTCGATCTCGACACGTTCGACCCGGACAGGGAATATGTCAGGCCGCCTTTCTACGCGAACCTCCGCGGAAGGATATTCCTCTATGCTGGGGCAGTGGAGTCATGGATTGATCAGGGGGTCGTGCGAGCGGCCGCAGCAAGATACCCAAACGATACGTTCGTTTTTCTGGGTCCGGTCAGGACAAACGTTTCCGGCCTGAGATCCATGGGCAATGTCGTTTTCCCCGGAAGGGTGGGGTATCGCGAGGTTCCTTCGTACATCCGGTTTGCCAACCTGTGCATGATCCCGTTTCTCGACAACGACGTGACCAGGTCGTGCGATCCGCTCAAGGCGTTGCAATACATAGCGATGCGCAAGCCGGTGTTGAGCACCAGATATGGCGGTGCGCGGGATTACGACGGTCTTGTCTGTGTGGCGAACACAGGCGGTGAGTTTGTCGACGCAATTGAAACCGTCATCGCTCGACATGCGAACGTCGATGAGCGGATCAGAAATAAAATTCTGGAAGACTGGTCGTGGAAAACGGTTGCTGCGAAAGCGCTTGAACACGTGTGA
- the wecB gene encoding non-hydrolyzing UDP-N-acetylglucosamine 2-epimerase — MKTKILVAFGTRPEAIKMAPVVNELRKRVDDFVVNVCVTAQHREMLDQVLRLFQITPDCDLDIMKPGQDLYDVTSRVLVGVRDLLCSMSPDIVLVHGDTTTSMAVSLAAYYNKTKVGHVEAGLRTYDKYSPFPEEINRRFVDMISDMHFAPTEESKNNLLHEGVDPSSVHVTGNTVIDALLLVRDMIFECADMKRRLEERFGFLDTSKRLILVTGHRRENFGAGFENICNAIREISVRFDDVEVVYPVHLNPNVREPVYRILGSDRPSNVHLIGPLDYLPFTYLMDRSFMIMTDSGGVQEEAPSLGKPVLVLRDVTERPEAVLAGTVRLVGTSRSAIVEQASLLLSDQDEYSKMARSHNPYGDGMASRRIAKILGVRVRGMQP; from the coding sequence ATGAAAACAAAAATACTTGTCGCATTCGGTACGCGTCCAGAAGCAATCAAGATGGCCCCCGTGGTAAATGAGTTGCGGAAAAGGGTGGATGATTTCGTGGTCAATGTCTGCGTGACTGCTCAGCATAGAGAGATGCTCGACCAAGTCTTGAGATTGTTTCAGATCACGCCGGACTGCGATCTCGACATCATGAAGCCAGGGCAGGACTTGTATGACGTCACCAGTCGTGTTCTGGTGGGGGTGCGCGATCTGCTGTGCAGCATGTCCCCGGATATTGTTCTCGTTCATGGCGATACGACGACATCCATGGCTGTTTCTCTCGCTGCATATTACAACAAGACGAAAGTTGGGCATGTCGAGGCAGGACTCAGGACGTACGATAAGTACTCGCCGTTTCCTGAAGAAATCAACAGAAGGTTTGTCGACATGATTTCGGACATGCATTTTGCGCCAACGGAAGAATCAAAGAATAATCTTCTGCATGAAGGAGTTGATCCGTCGAGTGTCCATGTGACCGGAAATACGGTGATCGATGCGTTGCTTCTTGTTCGTGACATGATCTTTGAATGCGCCGACATGAAGCGCCGCTTGGAGGAAAGGTTCGGATTTCTCGACACCTCGAAACGGCTGATCCTGGTGACCGGGCACAGGCGGGAGAATTTCGGGGCGGGATTCGAGAACATCTGCAACGCCATACGAGAGATATCCGTGCGGTTCGACGACGTCGAGGTGGTTTACCCGGTTCATCTCAATCCGAACGTGCGGGAGCCCGTGTACAGGATTCTCGGTTCGGACAGGCCCTCCAACGTGCACTTGATCGGACCCCTCGACTATCTTCCATTCACCTACCTCATGGACAGGTCGTTCATGATCATGACTGATTCGGGCGGTGTGCAGGAAGAGGCGCCTTCTCTCGGTAAGCCAGTCCTGGTGCTGCGCGATGTCACCGAAAGGCCCGAGGCCGTCCTTGCGGGGACGGTCAGGCTCGTGGGGACGTCGCGGAGTGCGATCGTCGAGCAGGCGTCGTTGCTTCTGTCCGACCAGGATGAATACTCGAAGATGGCCAGGTCGCACAATCCTTACGGCGACGGGATGGCTTCGCGACGCATCGCGAAAATTCTGGGGGTGCGCGTGCGGGGGATGCAGCCATGA
- a CDS encoding glycosyltransferase family 2 protein — MESQGRSAPLSMSVVVLTYRRQDELVRTLTGLQTHLPAGIEVLVVNNHEDDTKALIAREFPHVRCLETGRNIGCEARNIGVSACSGDIVVTLDNDVNVEGAGFADAIRDFFRRREKAGCVSFTVLDPAGAVSRRDWCHPRDRGAWADTEFQTDHISEGACAFRKRAFTEAGGYYAPFFIGHEGPDLCLRLIKLGFETWYTPAVRVVHHASHEARPGWRAYYYNTRNNIWLAYRHYPGWYALKYALLYTGMALFYAMRDGNIIPFWKGVLHGVTQAKGQRRDPLDKNEFEKLLEMHAFKPSLARKMVNHLFCKDEYR; from the coding sequence ATGGAATCGCAAGGGCGCTCTGCCCCCCTGTCGATGTCCGTCGTCGTGCTGACATACAGGCGCCAGGATGAACTCGTGCGCACGCTGACAGGCCTTCAGACGCACCTTCCGGCCGGGATCGAGGTGCTGGTCGTCAACAACCACGAGGACGACACCAAGGCGCTGATCGCGCGGGAGTTCCCGCACGTCCGGTGCCTCGAGACCGGACGAAACATCGGGTGCGAGGCGAGAAACATCGGTGTTTCGGCGTGCTCCGGGGATATCGTAGTGACTCTCGACAATGACGTGAACGTCGAGGGAGCCGGGTTTGCGGATGCCATACGGGATTTTTTCCGGCGGCGCGAAAAGGCCGGCTGCGTAAGCTTCACGGTCCTTGACCCGGCAGGCGCCGTCTCCCGCCGGGACTGGTGCCACCCCCGGGATCGCGGCGCCTGGGCGGACACGGAGTTTCAGACGGACCACATCTCCGAAGGGGCGTGCGCGTTCCGGAAGCGGGCGTTCACGGAGGCGGGGGGTTACTATGCGCCGTTCTTCATCGGTCACGAAGGCCCGGATCTGTGTCTGCGGCTCATCAAATTGGGCTTTGAGACATGGTACACGCCGGCAGTGCGTGTCGTTCATCACGCTTCCCACGAGGCTCGTCCCGGGTGGCGGGCATATTACTACAATACGCGCAACAATATCTGGCTTGCATACAGACATTATCCTGGCTGGTACGCATTGAAGTATGCATTGCTGTATACTGGGATGGCGTTGTTCTATGCCATGAGGGACGGCAATATCATTCCGTTCTGGAAGGGCGTCTTGCATGGCGTGACTCAGGCCAAGGGGCAACGGAGAGATCCCCTCGACAAGAACGAGTTTGAAAAATTGCTCGAAATGCATGCCTTCAAGCCGTCCTTGGCGAGGAAGATGGTGAATCATCTCTTTTGCAAGGATGAATACAGGTAA
- a CDS encoding FemAB family XrtA/PEP-CTERM system-associated protein, which produces MSDGTAPRTPGESWSQAVETLPDASYAHLDGWKRVVERAYGNPCTLLECRRGGHLAGILPVVHLKSLLFGNNLVSMPYLDIGGPVFVDAAAFRELMEACTEKAEKLGAGVCVRSCRQSLLDWETQTDKVTMHLRLVPDPGEMLRRFSPERRNRIKKGLRHGLSVTFEGQEGLSNFYGIYAQNMRDLGSPAHSQLFFAEIMSAFPERTGLVIVRDASRAPIGAGLYFRFKGLLALPWVSSLRDTFRLNPNIVLYWELISMGCQTGAHVFDFGRSTVGSGTFEYKRQWGAEPVPLYWYHRPRPSGKAGAPMDTKGERRRALASLWKRLPLAVANYIGPRLRGGISL; this is translated from the coding sequence ATGAGCGACGGAACAGCCCCAAGAACCCCCGGTGAAAGCTGGAGCCAGGCGGTCGAGACGTTGCCGGACGCCTCCTATGCGCATCTCGACGGATGGAAGCGCGTCGTCGAGAGGGCGTACGGCAACCCATGCACGTTGCTCGAATGCCGTAGGGGCGGCCATCTGGCCGGCATCCTGCCGGTGGTCCATCTGAAGAGCCTGCTCTTCGGCAACAATCTCGTCTCCATGCCCTATCTCGACATCGGCGGGCCGGTCTTCGTCGACGCGGCCGCATTCCGGGAGCTGATGGAAGCCTGCACGGAGAAGGCCGAGAAGCTGGGGGCAGGCGTGTGCGTACGGAGTTGCCGCCAAAGCTTGCTGGACTGGGAGACGCAAACGGACAAGGTGACCATGCATCTGCGGCTCGTGCCCGATCCGGGCGAGATGCTGCGGAGATTCTCGCCGGAGCGCCGGAACAGGATCAAGAAGGGGCTACGGCACGGACTGAGCGTGACATTCGAGGGCCAGGAAGGGCTGTCGAATTTTTACGGGATTTACGCGCAGAACATGCGGGATCTCGGCTCACCGGCCCACAGCCAGCTGTTTTTTGCCGAAATCATGTCCGCATTCCCCGAGCGGACCGGTCTTGTCATTGTCCGCGACGCATCGCGCGCGCCCATCGGAGCCGGACTGTATTTCAGGTTCAAAGGGCTTCTGGCCTTGCCTTGGGTGTCAAGCCTGCGGGACACCTTTCGGCTGAATCCGAACATCGTCCTTTACTGGGAACTCATCAGCATGGGCTGTCAAACGGGAGCCCATGTGTTTGACTTCGGGCGTTCGACAGTCGGTTCCGGAACTTTCGAATACAAGCGCCAGTGGGGAGCGGAACCCGTTCCCCTGTACTGGTATCACCGGCCCCGTCCGTCAGGGAAGGCCGGCGCGCCCATGGACACCAAGGGCGAAAGAAGGCGGGCTCTGGCTTCCCTGTGGAAAAGACTGCCCCTGGCTGTGGCCAACTACATCGGCCCGCGTCTGCGGGGGGGGATATCGCTGTGA
- a CDS encoding glycosyltransferase family 2 protein gives MTALAVTIVFLLAYPYAVYPLVLAVASRALPVAQPPVAEGSLPSVSVLLSVFNEESTIHAKMENVMTLDYPADRLELVVVSDGSTDRTEDLIRAYTAPNVRLLVQAREGKTSALNRAAASSRSDLLVFTDANAFFRPDALRRLTAPFFDHGVGLVSGRVLPLDPGTRESGFGRFESFLKERESRLGVIAGADGAIYALRRNLYRPLPPFTINDFHHPWSVALQGLRSRFAPDAVAREETEGDLEREVSRQKRMVNQALLVARDMLPRLLAQGRFLAAWVLVSHKILRWLHFPLLLLFLAWAAAFGSWPILAAAAAYPAMFAAIHARIRRHDLPRAVGVLYRFQLVHFAYLLGAIDHLRGRRAVTWNPRGGA, from the coding sequence ATGACAGCCCTTGCCGTGACCATCGTCTTCCTGCTGGCCTATCCGTATGCGGTGTATCCGCTGGTTCTGGCGGTCGCTTCGCGCGCACTCCCCGTGGCGCAGCCGCCGGTCGCGGAGGGAAGTCTGCCCTCCGTGAGCGTTCTCCTCTCCGTGTTCAATGAAGAGAGCACCATCCACGCCAAAATGGAGAACGTCATGACCCTCGATTACCCCGCCGACAGGCTCGAACTCGTCGTGGTGTCCGACGGGTCCACCGACCGCACGGAGGACTTGATCCGAGCCTACACCGCGCCAAACGTCCGGCTGCTCGTCCAGGCCCGCGAGGGCAAGACTTCGGCCCTGAACAGGGCGGCGGCCTCGTCGAGGTCCGACCTCCTCGTCTTCACCGACGCCAACGCTTTCTTCCGTCCCGACGCTCTGCGTCGTCTGACGGCCCCTTTTTTCGATCACGGCGTCGGACTGGTCAGTGGGCGCGTGCTTCCCCTCGACCCCGGCACGCGCGAGTCGGGTTTCGGGCGCTTCGAGTCCTTTCTCAAGGAGCGCGAGAGCAGGCTGGGCGTGATCGCCGGAGCGGACGGGGCAATTTACGCACTGCGGCGGAACCTCTACCGCCCGCTGCCGCCATTCACCATCAACGACTTTCATCACCCCTGGTCCGTGGCGCTGCAGGGCCTTCGCAGCCGTTTCGCGCCGGATGCCGTGGCCCGTGAGGAGACGGAGGGCGATTTAGAGCGGGAGGTCTCGCGGCAGAAGCGGATGGTCAACCAGGCGCTGCTTGTCGCCAGGGACATGCTGCCGCGGCTTCTGGCGCAGGGCCGTTTTCTCGCCGCGTGGGTGCTGGTGTCCCACAAGATCCTGCGTTGGTTGCATTTTCCGCTGCTTCTTCTTTTTCTGGCCTGGGCTGCAGCCTTCGGGTCCTGGCCCATTCTCGCCGCCGCAGCGGCCTATCCGGCCATGTTCGCGGCGATCCATGCCCGCATCCGGCGCCACGACCTGCCTCGCGCAGTAGGCGTGCTCTACCGATTTCAGCTCGTGCACTTTGCCTATCTCCTCGGAGCGATAGACCATCTGCGCGGCCGCAGGGCGGTGACCTGGAACCCGCGCGGGGGGGCGTGA